TTTACGGCCTCCGCTGCGCTGCGGCCGCAAAAGGATGCCGCTGCGATCCCTAACGCAGAATCGTTCCATGTGCAGGCCATCGGAAGCAGTGTAATTTGATAAACAATATTGTATTTGTGTAAGAATTGTGGATTTGCGGATGTCTAAATTTACAATCAAACTTGGGGTTATGTGTAATAAAAGACGGGTGGAGGCGAAAATAGACAATGTGATGAAGCGCTTCAGTGTGATTATTCCTGAGGAACGTGATGTTTTTGACGGAAAGATGCATTCCGCATTTGAACATACGAAAGCCGGTATCATCAGGGCGGAAACCCCGGGTGTGATGGATACCGATTACCATTGGGGTTTGGTCCCAAAAACCTGGAACAAACCGAAAGAGCAAATATGGAACAGCACATACAATGCTAAGATTGAGGAGGTTCACCAGAAATATTCATTCAGGTCGATTTTAAACCAACGCTGCCTTATCCCTACTTCCTTTTATTACGAGTACCATTGGAACGATCCAAAGGGCAGGTCCAAGACATTATATGAAGTATGGCATCCGGACGATGAGATTTTTTGTCTCGCAGGATTATACAGCTCATATACAGACAGCGACGGTTCGGTCTATAACAGTTACACGATTCTCACCACGCAGGCCAATCAACGCATGAAATTCGTCCACAACAAAGATGCGCAGATCGATTACCATCGGATGCCCGTCATGCTCAATCCCGGAACCGAACGGGACTGGCTCGACCTGAAAAACCCACATCTGGATTTCTCGTATCCAAATTATAAGCCTTTGTTGATAGCGAATCCCGCGGGGTAAATTTAAAACGCCTTCCTGGCTGCGGTACACCCCAAATCTGACTTGGGTTTCGGTTCATGATGCGTTGTGCGCAAAGTCAACCAAAATCCGATTTCTCTAATTCCTGCTCTTTCAGGGATTTAAAATACGCGGCGAAAAAACTTCAAAAAACTTTCAATAAAAATTTGGTAAACACAAAAAGTGGCTTACCTTTGCCGTCCGCAAAACAGGGAACTGTGCTGTGGGAAAACAAAAGTTCTTCTTAACATATTGATTTAAAGCTGACGGAAAATAAATTTCAAATTATTTTCAAAAAAGCTTGGATGGTAAAAATTAAGTTGTACTTTTGCACCCGCTTTGAGACACAAGCGATATAAGAAAGATTGACACGTTCATTGATATATTGGATTGACAGCACTTCCGGAGTGATTCGGAAGTAAGCAGAGAGTAAGGGAAATCGGAAGATTTTCGAGAGAATAAAAATACGTTAGAAATTCGTCTGAAAAATACGCCAAGCGATTGGCAAACAATATACGATGAAGAGTTTGATCCTGGCTCAGGATGAACGCTAGCGGCAGGCTTAACACATGCAAGTCGAGGGGTAGAGAGTGCTTGCATTCTTGAGACCGGCGCACGGGTGCGTAACGCGTATGCAACCTACCTTGAACAGGGGGATAGCCCAGAGAAATTTGGATTAATACCCCATGGTATATTGAGATGGCATCATCTTATTATTAAAGTCACAACGGTTCAAGATGGGCATGCGTCCCATTAGCTAGATGGTAAGGTAACGGCTTACCATGGCTACGATGGGTAGGGGTCCTGAGAGGGAGATCCCCCACACTGGTACTGAGACACGGACCAGACTCCTACGGGAGGCAGCAGTGAGGAATATTGGTCAATGGGCGCAAGCCTGAACCAGCCATGCCGCGTGCAGGATGAAGCATCTATGGTGTGTAAACTGCTTTTATACGGGAAGAAACCCTGCCACGTGTGGCAGATTGACGGTACCGTAGGAATAAGGATCGGCTAACTCCGTGCCAGCAGCCGCGGTAATACGGAGGATCCAAGCGTTATCCGGAATCATTGGGTTTAAAGGGTCCGTAGGCGGGCCTGTAAGTCAGTGGTGAAAGCCCATCGCTTAACGATGGAACGGCCATTGATACTGCAGGCCTTGAATTATCGGGAAGTAACTAGAATATGTAGTGTAGCGGTGAAATGCTTAGATATTACATGGAATACCGATTGCGAAGGCAGGTTACTACCGGTGGATTGACGCTGATGGACGAAAGCGTGGGTAGCGAACAGGATTAGATACCCTGGTAGTCCACGCCGTAAACGATGGATACTAGCTGTTGGGGGCAACTTCAGTGGCTAAGCGAAAGTGATAAGTATCCCACCTGGGGAGTACGGGCGCAAGCCTGAAACTCAAAGGAATTGACGGGGGCCCGCACAAGCGGTGGAGCATGTGGTTTAATTCGATGATACGCGAGGAACCTTACCAAGGCTTAAATGTAGATTGACAGGTTTGGAAACAGACTTTTCTTCGGACAATTTACAAGGTGCTGCATGGTTGTCGTCAGCTCGTGCCGTGAGGTGTCAGGTTAAGTCCTATAACGAGCGCAACCCCTGTTGTTAGTTGCCAGCGAGTCAAGTCGGGAACTCTAGCAAGACTGCCAGTGCAAACTGTGAGGAAGGTGGGGATGACGTCAAATCATCACGGCCCTTACGCCTTGGGCTACACACGTGCTACAATGGCCGGTACAGAGAGCAGCCACCACGCGAGTGGGAGCGAATCTATAAAGCCGGTCACAGTTCGGATCGGAGTCTGCAACTCGACTCCGTGAAGCTGGAATCGCTAGTAATCGGATATCAGCCATGATCCGGTGAATACGTTCCCGGGCCTTGTACACACCGCCCGTCAAGCCATGGAAGCTGGGGGTGCCTGAAGTCGGTGACCGCAAGGAGCTGCCTAGGGTAAAACCGGTAACTAGGGCTAAGTCGTAACAAGGTAGCCGTACCGGAAGGTGCGGCTGGAACACCTCCTTTCTAGAGAAAGGCGACATTTTAGCATATTACCATTAGGATCTCTGATGGTTTTCATTACTCTCGCTGTTGGTTCAAAAAAACAATCCAAGAAAAACAAACAGAGTCTCGTAGCTCAGCTGGTTAGAGTACTACACTGATAATGTAGGGGTCGGCAGTTCGAGTCTGCCCGGGACTACTACTTTGTTTTTTGTTTGGGTAAAGGAAATTTTAGAAGTTGAGTTACACTTACTGGTGAACCGTTCAAGCAACTGTTAACTGTAAAGGTTGACCGTACACTAAAAACGGGGGATTAGCTCAGCTGGCTAGAGCGCCTGCCTTGCACGCAGGAGGTCATCGGTTCGACTCCGATATTCTCCACGATCAATCCATCGGATTGAAAAAGTTCATTGACATATTGGGATAAGAAAATACAAAAAGTAGAAAGAACACAAAGTTTACAGTGTACAGCTTACGGTTTACAGTGCAAACTGTTAACTGTTAACTGTCAACCGTAAACTCAAAAGTACAATAAGCAAAATAAGGGCGTATGGGGGATGCCTAGGCTCTCAGAGGCGAAGAAAGGCGTGATAAGCTGCGAAAAGCGCCGGGGATCGGCACACACGAATTGATCCGGCGATACCTGAATGGGGCAACCCAATACATTGAAGATGTATTACTCCGATAGGAGGGCAAACCCGCTGAACTGAAACATCTAAGTAGGCGGAGGAGAAGAAAACAAAAGTGATTCCGTAAGTAGTGGCGAGCGAACGCGGATTAGCCCAAACCAGTGTTGTTACGGCAATACTGGGGTTGTAGGACCACGGCATTTCATGCAAACTGAACCGGAAGGACCTGGAAAGGTCTGCCATAGAGGGTGATAGCCCCGTATGGGTAAGGGATGTAATGGATAGTGGTATCCTGAGTAGGGCGGGGCACGTGAAACCCTGTCTGAATCTGGCGGGACCATCCGCTAAGGCTAAATACTCCTGAGAGACCGATAGTGAACCAGTACCGTGAGGGAAAGGTGAAAAGAACCGTGAATAACGGAGTGAAACAGATCCTGAAACCATACGCCTACAAGCGGTCGGAGCCCACAAGTTGGGTGACGGCGTGCCTTTTGCATAATGAGCCTACGAGTTAACGTTGCCGGCAAGGATAAGCATTTAAGATGTGGATCCGTAGCGAAAGCGAGTCTGAATAGGGCGCTTTAGTCGGTAGTGTTAGACGCGAAACCGTGTGATCTACCCATGGGCAGGATGAAGCTGTGGTAACACACAGTGGAGGTCCGAACCGGTTGTCGTTGAAAAGACTTCGGATGACCTGTGGGTAGGGGTGAAAGGCCAATCAAACTCGGAAATAGCTCGTACTCCCCGAAATGCATTTAGGTGCAGCGCTGGATATAGTTATATAGAGGTAGAGCTACTGATTGGATGCGGGGGCTTCACCGCCTACCAATTCCTGACAAACTCCGAATGCTATATAATGTTTACCAGCAGTGAGGGCTTGGGTGCTAAGGTCCAAGTCCGAGAGGGAAAGAACCCAGACCATCAGCTAAGGTCCCAAAATCTACACTAAGTTGAAAGAACGAGGTTTGTCTGCCCAGACAGCTAGGATGTTGGCTTGGAAGCAGCCATTCATTTAAAGAGTGCGTAACAGCTCACTAGTCGAGCGGACGAGCATGGATAATAATCGGGCATAAGTGTAGTACCGAAGCTATGGATTTACAGTTTACTGTAAGTGGTAGGGGAGCATTCCAGCGGGGCTGAAGGTGTGTCGTGAGGCATGCTGGACCTTCTGGAAAAGAAAATGTAGGCATAAGTAACGATAATGCGGGCGAGAAACCCGCACACCGAAAGACTAAGGTTTCCTCAGCTATGCTAATCAGCTGAGGGTTAGTCGGGTCCTAAGGCGAACCCGAAAGGGACAGTCGATGGCCAACGGGTTAATATTCCCGTACTTGTATTGATTGTGATGGGGTGACGGAGTGATGAAAGTACCGCGCACTGACGGAATAGTGCGTTGAAGCACCTACCTATATCGTTTATAGTTAAATGCGTAGACGATGGGGAAATGCGATAGTACTCGGAGTCTTCGGACAAAGAGATAGTGTACCTAAGGGCTTCCAAGAAAAACCTCTAAACTTCAGATTGATACAACCCGTACCGTAAACCGACACAGGTAGTCGAGGAGAGAATCCTAAGGTGCTCGAGAGATTCATGGCTAAGGAATTAGGCAAAATAGACCCGTAACTTCGGGAGAAGGGTCGCCAGCAGCAATGCTGGCCGCAGTGAAGAGGTCCAGGCGACTGTTTATCAAAAACACAGGGCTCTGCAAAATCGTAAGATGAAGTATAGGGCCTGACACCTGCCCGGTGCTGGAAGGTTAAGAGGAGATGTTATCTTCGGAGAAGCATTGAATTGAAGCCCCAGTAAACGGCGGCCGTAACTATAACGGTCCTAAGGTAGCGAAATTCCTTGTCGGGTAAGTTCCGACCTGCACGAATGGTGTAACGATCTGGACACTGTCTCAGCCATGAGCTCGGTGAAATTGTAGTAACGGTGAAGATGCCGTTTACCCGCAGTGGGACGAAAAGACCCTGTGCACCTTTACTATAGCTTAGTATTGACTTTGGATAAGTGATGTGTAGGATAGGTGGGAGACTTCGATCCTGCGTCGCCAGGCGTAGGTTAGTCATTGTTGAAATACCACCCTTTGCTTATCTGAAGCCTAACCCCATAATGTGGGGGACAGTGCTTGGTGGGTAGTTTGACTGGGGTGGTCGCCTCCAAAAGAGTAACGGAGGCTTCTAAAGGTTCCCTCAGCACGCTTGGTAACCGTGCGTAGAGTGCAATGGCATAAGGGAGCTTGACTGAGAGACATACAGGTCGATCAGGTACGAAAGTAGAGCATAGTGATCCGGTGGTTCCGCATGGAAGGGCCATCGCTCAAAGGATAAAAGGTACGCCGGGGATAACAGGCTGATCTCCCCCAAGAGCTCATATCGACGGGGGGGTTTGGCACCTCGATGTCGGCTCGTCACATCCTGGGGCTGGAGAAGGTCCCAAGGGTTGGGCTGTTCGCCCATTAAAGTGGCACGCGAGCTGGGTTCAGAACGTCGTGAGACAGTTCGGTCTCTATCTACTGCGGGCGTTAGAAATTTGAGTGGATCTGATTCTAGTACGAGAGGACCGAATTGGACCGACCGCTGGTGTATCTGTTGTCCCGCCAGGGGCACCGCAGAGTAGCTACGTCGGGAAGGGATAAGCGCTGAAAGCATATAAGCGCGAAACCCACCACAAGATGAGATTTCTTTTAAGGGTCGTAGGAGATGACTACGTCGATAGGCTACAGGTGTAAAGGCAGTAATGTCATAGCCGAGTAGTACTAATAACCCGTAAGCTTATGTACGCCTTCCGGGCCTTCGGGCCCGGGACACTTTTTGCATGTAAATTTTTGTCCCAATGTGTTAATAATATAATGTGATCGGAACACCGATCGCGTAACGACTTAAGGTGGTTATTGCGGCGGGGCTCACCTCTTCCCATCCCGAACAGAGAAGTTAAGCCCGCCTGCGCAGATGGTACTGCAGTTTTGTGGGAGAGTATGTCGTCGCCTTTCTTTATGGAACCCCTCATCATTCGATGAGGGGTTTTTTGTTTTATGCCATTTTTAAAAAAATGACGGTAAATATTATCCGAACAGCGAAGTTAAGCCCGCCTGCGCAGATGGTACTGCAGTTTTGTGGGAGAGTATGTCGTCGCCTTTATTTATGGAACCCCAACCTATACAGGTTGGGGTTCTTTTTTTTAGGGATGCGACGCAGTTCGGGCAAAGCCCCGCGTCGTCGCCTTTAGCTTCGCCCGGTTCGGGCAATCCCCGCCGGTTTTTTTTTGAAAACCCCAGCTTAAGAGGCATAGGTTCTTTTTTTATACCAGTATCTAAAAATCCCGAAATTACCTATGGCTTTTTTTTGGTTTAGCCGGAATCCTGCCTGCACCGGAGGCCTGCCACTCCCAAAATAACTTACCGCCCTTTTAGGAAAGAGACATCCGCGGATACGGCGCCGCGTGAGGGATCCCGGCATTGCCTGAGCTCGTTTGCGCAGCCTGCGCAGCAAACAGCGAGTGCCGGGAGTCCGACGCCGCCCTCACAGAACCGCAACAAACACCAGCCACACAGGCGGCGGCACGCCATAAAAAAAAACGGCAGTGCTTACTGTCGATTCGCAATAGCTGCGTCTTTTTATTATATTCGTAGCCTTGCAAGTGATTCGTACAAAAAATAGTTAGGTATGGCAAAGAAGAATAAGACCCATGAAACGGAAGTCAGTGTCACTGAGTTCATCAATTCCTATGCAGATAACGACCAAAAGAAGGCGGACAGTTTCAAACTGGTTTCCCTGCTGAGCACATGGTCAGGTTTTGAGCCGAAAATGTGGGGCCCGACAATCATCGGGTTTGGCAGTTATCATTATAAATATGCAAGCGGGCATGAGGGTGATGCACCGATGCTTGGATTTTCGCCACGAAAAGCGGAATTCTCATTATATGTCTATTCTCCGACCGCTGACAATGAGCACCTGCTCGAGGGTTTCGGAAAGTTTAAAATGGGGAAGGCCTGCATCTACATAAAAAAACTA
The nucleotide sequence above comes from Flavobacterium magnum. Encoded proteins:
- a CDS encoding SOS response-associated peptidase, producing MCNKRRVEAKIDNVMKRFSVIIPEERDVFDGKMHSAFEHTKAGIIRAETPGVMDTDYHWGLVPKTWNKPKEQIWNSTYNAKIEEVHQKYSFRSILNQRCLIPTSFYYEYHWNDPKGRSKTLYEVWHPDDEIFCLAGLYSSYTDSDGSVYNSYTILTTQANQRMKFVHNKDAQIDYHRMPVMLNPGTERDWLDLKNPHLDFSYPNYKPLLIANPAG
- a CDS encoding DUF1801 domain-containing protein; its protein translation is MAKKNKTHETEVSVTEFINSYADNDQKKADSFKLVSLLSTWSGFEPKMWGPTIIGFGSYHYKYASGHEGDAPMLGFSPRKAEFSLYVYSPTADNEHLLEGFGKFKMGKACIYIKKLADIHIDVLEKMCRATIAYLEAHHECACRQK